A window from Halomicrobium urmianum encodes these proteins:
- a CDS encoding 50S ribosomal protein L37e, producing the protein MTGAGTPSQGKKNTTTHVKCRRCGEKSYHAKKKVCSACGFGKSAKRRDYEWQSKAGE; encoded by the coding sequence ATGACTGGCGCTGGAACCCCGAGTCAGGGTAAGAAGAACACCACGACGCACGTCAAGTGCCGACGGTGTGGCGAGAAGTCGTATCACGCGAAAAAGAAGGTCTGTTCGGCGTGTGGCTTCGGCAAGTCCGCCAAGCGCCGCGACTACGAGTGGCAGAGCAAGGCCGGCGAATAA
- a CDS encoding DUF7513 family protein codes for MSFSERYFGESSFLRQYFKGWHFRTATPSFDPGEEVIVTLTDYDEGRGQVFARVGDSRLYAEDSHGESAVGKRVRFRVESFDADAHEGEGEVLEIVGELGL; via the coding sequence ATGAGCTTCAGCGAGCGGTACTTCGGCGAGTCCAGCTTCCTCCGGCAGTACTTCAAGGGCTGGCACTTCCGGACCGCCACTCCTTCCTTCGACCCGGGCGAGGAGGTCATCGTCACGCTCACCGACTACGACGAGGGACGGGGCCAGGTGTTCGCTCGCGTCGGCGACAGCCGCCTCTACGCAGAGGACAGCCACGGCGAGTCCGCCGTCGGGAAGCGCGTCCGCTTCCGCGTCGAGTCCTTCGATGCGGACGCACACGAGGGCGAAGGCGAGGTGCTGGAGATCGTCGGGGAACTCGGGCTGTAG
- the panB gene encoding 3-methyl-2-oxobutanoate hydroxymethyltransferase, translating to MRAKDIREMAGEETVTMLTAYDAPTAELAEAAGVDVLLVGDSLGNLRLGYDSTIPVTVDEAASHTAAVARTTDDAFVVADMPFLSYGADEGEAVENCGRMVKEAGADAVKLESGPHTVELTRRLTDLGVPVQAHLGLTPQRENETGLFRQGTDQDAAEEIIDLAREHEDAGAFSLVLEHVPSNLGAAVTEALDIPTVGIGAGPDCDGQVLTIDEVIGLTEGTAPFAERFGDVRGEMERALESYVDAVESGEFPREEHGHVEESLEY from the coding sequence ATGCGCGCGAAGGACATCAGGGAGATGGCCGGCGAGGAGACGGTCACGATGCTGACGGCATACGACGCACCGACGGCCGAGCTCGCGGAGGCCGCCGGGGTGGACGTCCTGCTCGTGGGCGATTCGCTGGGGAACCTCAGGCTGGGCTACGACTCGACCATTCCGGTGACCGTCGACGAGGCAGCCAGCCACACGGCGGCCGTCGCCCGGACGACCGACGACGCGTTCGTCGTCGCGGACATGCCCTTCCTGTCATACGGCGCCGACGAGGGCGAGGCCGTCGAGAACTGCGGCCGGATGGTCAAGGAGGCCGGAGCCGACGCCGTCAAGCTCGAATCGGGCCCCCACACCGTCGAACTGACCCGGCGGCTCACCGACCTCGGGGTCCCCGTGCAGGCCCACCTTGGCCTGACGCCCCAGCGGGAGAACGAGACGGGCCTGTTCCGGCAGGGGACCGATCAGGACGCCGCCGAGGAGATCATCGACCTCGCCCGCGAGCACGAGGACGCGGGCGCGTTCTCGCTCGTGCTCGAACACGTCCCGTCGAACCTCGGCGCCGCGGTGACCGAGGCGCTGGACATCCCGACCGTCGGGATCGGCGCCGGGCCGGACTGCGACGGGCAGGTCCTGACCATCGACGAGGTGATCGGGCTCACGGAGGGGACGGCCCCGTTCGCCGAGCGGTTCGGCGACGTCCGCGGTGAGATGGAGCGGGCCCTCGAGTCCTACGTCGACGCCGTCGAGTCCGGCGAGTTCCCGCGCGAGGAGCACGGCCACGTCGAGGAGTCGCTGGAGTACTGA
- a CDS encoding Na+/H+ antiporter NhaC family protein → MVDEFDTPELDDGSDDEEGPAIEFYGGKWMSALPILLFIAWAVVQSALFRIGNAGGLVAGMLLSLIVGMLFVKGDWKSYANTIFEGMTQRVAATAIVAWLWAGMFSATMQAGGFVEGLVWAADAAGVGAALFPAATFVLAGLLATGIGTGYGTTVAFTTLFFPAGVLLGASPVLMFGAILSGAVFGDNLAPVSDTTIVSAVTQEADIGGVVSSRFKYAIVAAVLAFAGYVVAGGAMPGIEIGGNAGEILVENSDPLGLIHLVSMGIVIATAVKGRHIVEAISWGIVAAVVFNVALGLAAVSEMLVFQVPGDAPLAGASVLPFVELVESGEAAVGGSIYDGAAGFFPLSILVLLIVAAAYIMIRGGAFEALLDWSMNSLARSVRSAELTMVGSTALINTMITINTAAEIAIGPYIKNVGDRFNVNGYRRANILDANTAAMGYIFPWSGGVLVGFAAMQTQVVTQFEWFTQAMVVNPVDVIPFVFQGWLLFAVFVASAWTGFGREYTTDRRTEEVSRV, encoded by the coding sequence ATGGTGGACGAGTTCGACACCCCGGAACTGGACGACGGGTCGGACGACGAGGAGGGTCCGGCGATCGAGTTTTACGGCGGGAAGTGGATGAGCGCGCTGCCGATACTGCTGTTCATCGCCTGGGCGGTGGTCCAGAGCGCGCTGTTCCGCATCGGCAACGCCGGCGGACTGGTCGCGGGCATGCTGCTCAGCCTCATCGTCGGCATGCTGTTCGTGAAGGGCGACTGGAAAAGCTACGCTAACACCATCTTCGAGGGGATGACCCAGCGGGTCGCGGCCACGGCCATCGTGGCCTGGCTGTGGGCCGGGATGTTCTCGGCGACGATGCAGGCGGGCGGGTTCGTCGAGGGACTGGTGTGGGCCGCTGACGCTGCCGGCGTCGGCGCGGCGCTGTTCCCCGCGGCGACGTTCGTCCTGGCCGGCCTCCTGGCGACGGGGATCGGCACCGGCTACGGGACCACGGTGGCGTTCACCACGCTGTTCTTCCCGGCCGGCGTCCTGCTGGGCGCCAGCCCGGTCCTGATGTTCGGCGCCATCCTCTCCGGGGCGGTGTTCGGCGACAACCTGGCACCGGTCAGCGACACGACCATCGTCTCCGCGGTGACCCAGGAGGCCGACATCGGCGGCGTCGTCTCCTCGCGATTCAAGTACGCGATCGTCGCGGCGGTCCTGGCCTTCGCGGGCTACGTCGTCGCCGGCGGCGCGATGCCCGGCATCGAGATCGGCGGTAACGCGGGCGAGATCCTCGTCGAGAACAGCGATCCGCTGGGCCTGATCCACCTCGTCTCGATGGGAATCGTCATCGCCACTGCGGTGAAGGGCCGGCACATCGTGGAGGCCATCTCCTGGGGAATCGTCGCCGCCGTCGTCTTCAACGTGGCCCTCGGCCTGGCGGCGGTCAGCGAGATGCTCGTGTTCCAGGTCCCCGGGGACGCGCCGCTGGCCGGCGCGAGCGTCCTGCCGTTCGTCGAACTGGTCGAGTCCGGCGAGGCCGCCGTCGGCGGCAGCATCTACGATGGCGCTGCCGGCTTCTTCCCGCTCAGCATCCTCGTCCTGCTGATCGTCGCCGCCGCCTACATCATGATCCGGGGCGGCGCTTTCGAGGCGCTGCTCGACTGGTCGATGAACAGCCTCGCCCGCTCGGTCCGCAGCGCGGAACTGACCATGGTCGGCTCGACGGCCCTGATCAACACCATGATAACGATCAATACCGCGGCCGAGATCGCCATTGGCCCCTACATCAAGAACGTCGGCGACCGGTTCAACGTCAACGGCTACCGTCGCGCGAACATCCTCGACGCCAACACGGCGGCGATGGGCTACATCTTCCCGTGGTCCGGCGGCGTCCTCGTCGGCTTCGCAGCGATGCAGACCCAGGTCGTCACGCAGTTCGAGTGGTTCACGCAGGCCATGGTCGTGAACCCGGTCGACGTCATTCCGTTCGTCTTCCAGGGCTGGCTCCTGTTCGCCGTGTTCGTCGCCTCCGCCTGGACCGGTTTCGGCCGTGAGTACACCACCGACCGCCGCACTGAGGAGGTGTCCCGCGTATGA
- a CDS encoding CDC48 family AAA ATPase translates to MKLTVKPLKQSEAGRGLAAVDRAAMQEMDLENGDYVVIQGHDNDRGVARVWPGYPEDEGKGIVRIDSQLRQEANVGIDDRVEVEKADVNPAKSLTVALPQNLRVRGNVGPMIRNNLSGQAVTEGQTVPVSFGLGPLSSMSGQKIPLRIAETDPSGTVVITDQTEIEVSEKPAEQIAEGAASAGGGEETPDVAYEDIGGLDDELEQVREMIELPMRHPELFQQLGIEPPKGVLLHGPPGTGKTLMAKAVANEIDAYFTTISGPEIMSKYYGESEEQLREVFEEAEENAPAIVFIDEIDSIAPKRGETQGDVERRVVAQLLSLMDGLDERGDVIVIGATNRVDAVDPALRRGGRFDREIEIGVPDKEGRKEVLQVHTRGMPLSEDIDLEEYAENTHGFVGADLEQLTKEGAMNALRRVRPEIDLESDEIDAEVLEALEVTEEDFREAMKGIEPSALREVFVEVPDVTWDDVGGLEDTKERLRETIQWPLEYGEVFEAMDLEAAKGVLLYGPPGTGKTLLAKAVANEAQSNFISVKGPELLNKYVGESEKGVRDVFQKARENAPTVVFFDEIDSIAGERGGGTTDSGVGERVVSQLLTELDGIEDMEDVVVIATTNRPDLIDSALIRPGRLDRHVHVPVPDEEARRAILEVHTRDKPLADGVDLDSLARRTDGYVGADLEALAREASMAATREFVNSVDPEDIDDSVGNVRITMDHFEHALDEVGASVDSEVRERYEEIEQRFDHTEAGLDDEATASRTFQ, encoded by the coding sequence ATGAAGCTCACTGTCAAACCCCTGAAGCAGAGCGAGGCGGGACGCGGACTGGCCGCCGTCGACCGCGCGGCAATGCAGGAGATGGACCTGGAGAACGGCGACTACGTCGTCATCCAGGGCCACGACAACGACCGCGGAGTCGCCCGCGTCTGGCCCGGCTACCCCGAGGACGAGGGCAAGGGCATCGTCCGGATCGACAGCCAGCTCCGCCAGGAGGCCAACGTCGGCATCGACGACCGCGTGGAGGTCGAGAAGGCCGACGTCAACCCCGCCAAGAGCCTGACGGTCGCCCTGCCCCAGAACCTCCGGGTCCGGGGTAACGTCGGCCCGATGATCCGCAACAACCTCAGCGGCCAGGCCGTCACGGAGGGCCAGACCGTCCCCGTGAGCTTCGGCCTCGGGCCGCTCTCGTCGATGTCCGGCCAGAAGATTCCGCTGCGGATCGCCGAGACCGATCCCTCCGGCACGGTCGTGATCACCGACCAGACCGAGATCGAGGTCTCCGAGAAGCCCGCCGAGCAGATCGCCGAGGGCGCCGCCAGCGCCGGCGGCGGCGAAGAGACCCCCGACGTGGCCTACGAGGACATCGGCGGCCTCGACGACGAGCTCGAGCAGGTCCGCGAGATGATCGAGCTGCCGATGCGCCACCCCGAGCTGTTCCAGCAGCTCGGCATCGAGCCGCCGAAGGGCGTCCTCCTGCACGGCCCGCCGGGCACGGGGAAGACCCTGATGGCCAAGGCCGTCGCCAACGAGATCGACGCCTACTTCACGACCATCTCGGGCCCCGAGATCATGTCGAAGTACTACGGGGAGTCCGAGGAGCAGCTCCGCGAGGTCTTCGAGGAGGCCGAGGAGAACGCCCCGGCCATCGTCTTCATCGACGAGATCGACTCTATCGCGCCCAAGCGCGGCGAGACGCAGGGCGACGTCGAGCGTCGGGTCGTCGCGCAGCTGCTCAGCCTCATGGACGGCCTCGACGAGCGCGGTGACGTCATCGTCATCGGCGCAACCAACCGCGTCGACGCCGTCGACCCCGCGCTCCGCCGCGGCGGCCGATTCGACCGCGAGATCGAGATCGGCGTCCCCGACAAGGAGGGCCGCAAGGAGGTCCTGCAGGTCCACACCCGCGGGATGCCCCTCTCCGAGGACATCGACCTCGAGGAGTACGCCGAGAACACGCACGGCTTCGTCGGCGCCGACCTCGAACAGCTGACCAAGGAGGGCGCGATGAACGCCCTCCGGCGCGTCCGCCCGGAGATCGACCTCGAGAGCGACGAGATCGACGCCGAGGTGCTGGAAGCGCTGGAAGTGACCGAGGAGGACTTCCGCGAGGCGATGAAGGGCATCGAGCCCTCCGCCCTGCGTGAGGTCTTCGTCGAGGTCCCCGACGTCACCTGGGACGACGTCGGCGGCCTCGAGGACACCAAGGAGCGCCTGCGCGAGACCATCCAGTGGCCGCTGGAGTACGGCGAGGTGTTCGAGGCCATGGACCTAGAGGCCGCCAAGGGCGTCCTCCTGTACGGCCCGCCGGGCACGGGGAAGACCCTGCTCGCCAAGGCCGTCGCCAACGAGGCCCAGTCGAACTTCATCTCCGTGAAGGGCCCCGAGCTGCTGAACAAGTACGTCGGCGAGTCCGAGAAGGGCGTCCGCGACGTCTTCCAGAAGGCCCGGGAGAACGCCCCAACGGTGGTGTTCTTCGACGAGATCGACTCCATCGCCGGCGAGCGGGGCGGCGGCACCACCGACTCCGGCGTCGGTGAACGCGTCGTCTCCCAACTGCTGACCGAACTCGACGGCATCGAGGACATGGAGGACGTCGTCGTCATCGCGACGACCAACCGCCCGGACCTCATCGACTCGGCGCTGATCCGCCCCGGCCGCCTGGACCGCCACGTCCACGTGCCGGTGCCCGACGAGGAGGCCCGCCGCGCGATCCTCGAGGTCCACACCCGCGACAAGCCGCTCGCCGACGGCGTCGACCTCGACTCGCTGGCCCGCCGCACGGACGGCTACGTCGGCGCAGACCTCGAGGCCCTCGCCCGCGAGGCCTCGATGGCCGCCACCCGCGAGTTCGTCAACAGCGTCGACCCCGAGGACATCGACGACTCCGTCGGGAACGTCCGCATCACGATGGACCACTTCGAGCACGCCCTCGACGAGGTCGGCGCCAGCGTCGACAGCGAGGTCCGCGAGCGCTACGAGGAGATCGAACAGCGGTTCGACCACACCGAGGCCGGCCTCGACGACGAGGCCACCGCGAGCCGCACGTTCCAGTAA
- a CDS encoding LSM domain-containing protein, translated as MSGRPLDVLEASVGETVTVELKGGQTYEGELSGYDQHMNLVIEGEDTTIIRGDNVVSIRP; from the coding sequence ATGAGTGGACGACCGCTGGACGTGCTGGAGGCGTCCGTCGGCGAGACTGTCACGGTAGAGCTCAAGGGCGGCCAGACGTACGAAGGAGAGCTTTCCGGCTACGATCAGCACATGAACCTCGTCATCGAGGGCGAAGACACAACGATTATACGCGGCGACAACGTCGTCTCGATACGTCCATGA
- the purF gene encoding amidophosphoribosyltransferase: MHEKCGVVGIALEDRDAARPLYYSLYALQHRGQESAGIVTHDGFQQHSHVEMGLVGDAFGADDLESLNGSNGVGHVRYPTSGSVDACCAQPFSVSFKSGSLALAHNGNLVNAEAIRDELAELGHAFTSDGDTEVIAHDLARNLLEADLVRAVKRTMSRIHGSYSLTIMHDDTVLGVRDPEGNRPLCIGELDDGYVLASESAAIDTLDGELVRDVKPGELVVLHDDGSGFDTYQLVEQDHTAHCFFEHVYFARPDSTIDEKLVYDARRQLGRALWEESGVESDVVLPVPDSGRAFASGYAEAAQDDGADIEFAEGLMKNRYVGRTFIMPTQDERERAVRLKLNPIKSTIEGKTVTIIDDSIVRGTTSSQLIELLKDAGAEEVHVRIGAPAIVSPCYMGIDMATREELIAAGQDVEDVRDEIGADSLSYLSIEAVAATLDSDRQDLCLGCVTGEYPYDIEDEATDRDVSRPVIGGDASVEADD; encoded by the coding sequence ATGCACGAGAAGTGCGGCGTCGTCGGCATCGCGCTCGAGGACCGTGACGCCGCCCGCCCCCTTTATTACTCTCTCTACGCCCTCCAGCACCGCGGCCAGGAGTCGGCCGGCATCGTCACCCACGACGGCTTTCAGCAGCACAGCCACGTCGAGATGGGCCTCGTGGGCGACGCCTTCGGGGCCGACGACCTCGAATCGCTGAACGGATCGAACGGCGTCGGTCACGTCCGCTATCCGACATCGGGCAGCGTCGACGCCTGTTGTGCCCAGCCGTTCTCCGTTTCCTTCAAGAGCGGGTCGCTGGCGTTAGCCCACAACGGCAACCTCGTCAACGCCGAGGCGATCCGGGACGAGCTGGCCGAACTCGGCCACGCCTTCACCAGCGACGGCGACACGGAGGTCATCGCTCACGACCTGGCGCGCAACCTGCTGGAGGCCGACCTCGTCCGCGCCGTCAAGCGGACGATGTCACGCATCCACGGGTCGTACTCGCTGACGATCATGCACGACGACACGGTGCTCGGCGTTCGCGACCCCGAGGGCAACCGGCCGCTGTGTATCGGCGAACTGGACGACGGCTACGTCCTCGCCAGCGAGTCGGCGGCCATCGACACCCTCGACGGCGAACTCGTCCGGGACGTGAAGCCGGGCGAACTCGTCGTCCTCCACGACGACGGCAGCGGGTTCGACACGTATCAGCTCGTCGAGCAGGACCACACCGCACACTGCTTCTTCGAGCACGTCTACTTCGCGCGGCCCGACTCCACCATCGACGAGAAGCTGGTCTACGACGCCCGCCGCCAGCTCGGTCGGGCGCTCTGGGAGGAGTCCGGCGTCGAGAGCGACGTCGTCCTCCCAGTGCCCGACTCCGGGCGCGCGTTCGCCTCCGGCTACGCCGAGGCCGCACAGGACGACGGGGCCGACATCGAGTTCGCCGAGGGGCTGATGAAGAACCGGTACGTCGGCCGGACGTTCATCATGCCCACGCAGGACGAGCGCGAGCGGGCCGTCCGCCTGAAGCTCAACCCGATCAAGTCCACCATCGAGGGGAAGACGGTCACCATCATCGACGACTCCATCGTCCGCGGGACCACCTCGTCGCAGCTGATCGAGCTCCTGAAGGACGCCGGCGCGGAGGAAGTCCACGTCCGCATCGGTGCCCCGGCGATCGTCTCGCCGTGTTACATGGGCATCGACATGGCCACGCGCGAGGAGCTCATCGCGGCCGGCCAGGACGTCGAGGACGTCCGCGACGAGATCGGCGCCGACTCGCTGTCGTACCTCTCGATCGAGGCCGTCGCCGCGACGCTCGACAGCGACCGGCAGGACCTCTGCCTCGGCTGCGTCACGGGCGAGTACCCCTACGATATCGAGGACGAGGCGACCGACCGCGACGTCAGCCGGCCGGTCATCGGCGGCGACGCGTCAGTCGAGGCCGACGACTAG
- a CDS encoding DUF7127 family protein, with translation MTNHQQQLGDAPLRKLEYDDGTVVFAADVGAGPDASVDVVGRTVIVVADGEQYEFEVPAEDAEVLIRNGVLTVEVNEEAH, from the coding sequence ATGACAAACCACCAGCAGCAGTTGGGCGACGCCCCGCTTCGGAAGCTCGAGTACGACGACGGGACGGTGGTGTTCGCGGCGGACGTGGGCGCCGGACCGGACGCGTCGGTCGACGTCGTCGGTCGGACGGTCATCGTGGTCGCCGACGGTGAGCAGTACGAGTTTGAGGTCCCTGCAGAGGACGCGGAAGTGCTTATCCGCAACGGAGTCCTCACTGTCGAAGTGAACGAGGAGGCCCACTAA
- a CDS encoding DUF420 domain-containing protein, translating to MQRRVRERVPELTALLTVVSLALVFGAVLEVGPVTALPAAPDPVLGAIPHVNAAVSAAAIATIVGGVRAIRRGDVERHRRLMLATFGLFVAFLGLYLYRVSVVGPTGFAGPGWVETYVYYPVLGIHMLLAVVSIPLVYYVLLLAYGHPVGELGATNHPRAGRVAAALWLVSFALGIVVYALLYWAY from the coding sequence ATGCAACGACGCGTCCGCGAGCGAGTCCCGGAGCTGACGGCCCTCCTGACCGTCGTCTCGCTCGCGCTGGTCTTCGGCGCAGTGCTGGAGGTCGGTCCCGTCACAGCACTCCCGGCGGCGCCCGATCCCGTCCTCGGCGCCATCCCACACGTCAACGCCGCCGTCAGCGCGGCGGCCATCGCGACCATCGTCGGCGGCGTGCGCGCGATCAGGCGGGGCGACGTGGAGCGGCACCGCCGCCTGATGCTCGCGACCTTCGGCCTGTTCGTGGCCTTCCTCGGCCTCTACCTCTACCGCGTCTCGGTCGTCGGACCGACCGGGTTCGCCGGACCCGGGTGGGTGGAGACGTACGTCTACTACCCCGTGCTGGGGATCCACATGCTGCTCGCCGTCGTCTCCATCCCGCTGGTGTACTACGTCCTCCTGCTGGCCTACGGCCACCCGGTCGGGGAACTCGGGGCGACGAACCACCCGCGCGCCGGCCGCGTCGCCGCGGCGCTGTGGCTGGTCTCGTTCGCGCTGGGCATCGTCGTCTACGCGCTGCTGTACTGGGCGTACTGA
- a CDS encoding class I SAM-dependent methyltransferase, protein MTDAFGRAILDHHRGEREVNCREASERASGSERSKRHASRESPLWQCDGEERLRHPIEDFYFGEFDPDSEAGAWLVERLDGPLVDLGAGAGRDALYFQERFETVALEVSERLLETLRERGVEDARRGDMFDLRSQFERDRFRSALALGTQVGLAGSMRSLREFLGDLAHVTTPDATAVVDMYDPEYGDADEMLGFRADPTPGLAYRVTWFEYEGDADEALLFRLFSPDRLREATAGTGWAVTDVYRPGDAYYYRAALAKR, encoded by the coding sequence ATGACGGACGCGTTCGGCCGGGCGATTCTCGATCACCATCGCGGTGAGCGCGAGGTCAACTGCAGGGAGGCCTCGGAACGAGCGAGCGGGAGTGAGCGCAGCAAACGACACGCGAGCCGCGAGTCGCCGCTGTGGCAGTGCGATGGCGAGGAGCGACTGCGCCATCCCATCGAGGACTTCTACTTCGGCGAGTTCGATCCGGACTCGGAAGCCGGTGCGTGGCTCGTCGAGCGACTGGACGGGCCGCTCGTGGACCTGGGTGCCGGCGCCGGACGCGACGCGCTGTACTTCCAGGAACGGTTCGAGACGGTCGCCCTGGAGGTGAGCGAGCGCCTGCTCGAGACGCTGCGGGAACGCGGCGTCGAGGACGCGCGGCGGGGCGACATGTTCGACCTCAGATCGCAGTTCGAACGCGACCGCTTCCGGTCCGCGCTGGCGCTTGGTACGCAGGTCGGCCTCGCCGGCTCGATGCGGAGCCTCCGGGAGTTCCTGGGCGACCTCGCGCACGTCACGACGCCCGACGCGACAGCCGTGGTGGACATGTACGACCCCGAGTACGGGGACGCCGACGAGATGCTCGGGTTCCGGGCCGACCCGACGCCCGGCCTCGCCTACCGCGTCACCTGGTTCGAGTACGAGGGCGACGCCGACGAGGCGCTACTCTTTCGCCTGTTCTCGCCGGACCGACTGCGCGAGGCGACGGCCGGCACGGGCTGGGCGGTCACCGACGTCTACCGGCCGGGCGACGCGTACTACTACCGGGCGGCGCTGGCGAAGCGGTGA
- the bcp gene encoding thioredoxin-dependent thiol peroxidase — MLSDGETAPDFELPDQSGEPVALSDYEGRRVVLYFYPRADTPGCTTEACGFRDEWDAFEDCDVAVLGVSDDPVGDLADFADDYDLPFRLLSDEDGEVASQYDSYGEKNMFGNTFDGVFRNTYVIGPDGTVEAVYEGVDPEGHAEEILGDL, encoded by the coding sequence ATGCTCAGTGACGGCGAGACAGCGCCCGACTTCGAGTTGCCGGACCAGAGCGGCGAGCCGGTCGCCCTGTCGGACTACGAGGGCCGGCGCGTCGTCCTGTACTTCTACCCGCGGGCGGACACGCCCGGGTGTACGACCGAGGCCTGCGGCTTCCGCGACGAGTGGGACGCGTTCGAGGACTGCGACGTCGCCGTGCTGGGCGTCAGCGACGACCCCGTCGGCGACCTCGCGGACTTCGCGGACGACTACGACCTCCCCTTCCGACTGCTGTCGGACGAGGACGGCGAGGTGGCCAGTCAGTACGACTCCTACGGCGAGAAGAACATGTTCGGAAACACGTTCGACGGCGTGTTCCGGAACACGTACGTGATCGGCCCCGACGGGACCGTCGAGGCCGTCTACGAGGGCGTGGACCCGGAGGGCCACGCCGAGGAGATTCTGGGAGACCTCTGA